The Flavobacterium sp. CBA20B-1 genome includes the window AACCGTTTTCCGCCACAAGATTGGTCTGAAGAAGAGTTTAAACAAATCATTAGCGATTTGAAAAAAGACAAACTTCGGATTGAAACGATGGATAAAAAGTCTAGTTCTGTAGCTGGTTTAAAAAAATACACCATTCCAGCATTGTTTGCCTTTTTTAGAAGGTATGATGATGAAACAGTTCGTTATTTCTGGCAGCAAATAAAGGAACACCAGTTGCCGTATCAGTTATGAGTTTTCAATGTAAATATAATATGAAGCCATTGCTACTTGTCATTTTTGTATTCGGAATATTCATTTCCTGTGGGAATTCAAAAACTGCCATAAAAACAACGATGAACAAAAAAGAAAAGGACATTTCAACTCAATTTTCGGCAAAAGAGTTTACACAACTCAGAGCGTTTGTCTTAAAAAATGGAGATCGGATGTCTTTCCGAAATTTTGATAATGACAATCCACATTACAAATTGGATACTATTGATCTTTACTTGGGCACTTTCAAACAAAATTTGGAGCAAACCCAAAAAGAAAACGAATACACCGAACTCATCATTCGTGTAAAAGAGGAGAAAATAAACACCATAACCTTAAAGCTAGAAGACGATATGGTATTTCTTGTAGATGTGTATGATAATGGATTTGAAGAATTGGAAACCGTATTAAAAAATCATCTGAATAGTCTAAAAAACATCAATCAAAAATCATAAATAACAATGGTGGACCAAGACTTAAGAACAACCGTTACCAGCAAACAATTTGACCAAGCGATTGCTATGTTAAAAGAACATCCGGAATGTTTTTCAGAAATGAATAAATGGAACCAGAATTTCATTATCGCTGAATGTATGCGGCAAAAGGCATATACTGTGATTAACACGCTTATAGAGGAAGAATTGGTGATAACCGATGTGTTCGAGCTCGATACTTTTTCAGGAAGTTTTATAGAAACAGTGATGAGCAATCTCCCTTTCTATGCACAGCCTTTGACCATTTATAATTCTGCGCAACTTTCACAAGAAACACCAGATGCAGAAGCCTTAGCATTTTTAGAAAAATTTGTCGCCCAAATCGAAAATATCGACGAATGGATGGGACGAGAAACACTATTACTGTGGGCTTTAACAAAGCAGTTACCGCTTCCAGCAATCGAAATTTTAATTAACGCCGGATGCGATATCAATCAATATGATAACGTAGAAAACAGCTTACTCCATCTCAATTTGCCCGCAAAGTATGCCGAATTTCTACTGAATTCTGGTCTGGAAGTCGATATGAAAAATAAAGGAAATGTAACGCCGCTACAAAAAGCCATCGATAATGGAAATGTAGAGGTGGTGCGACTCTTACTCGACAATGGTGCGAATCCTCAGCATAAAGACAAAGATGGAAATTCACTGTTTTACGTCGCTCTATACGATAAACTCAACTTTGAAATTTATGATGTCTTGTGCGAATTCGATACGCCAAACTTTGAAGAGAAAAATCAATTTGGAAGAACTTTATTGTTTGATTTTGTGAACCGAATGGATGCCTATTCGAGCAAACAAGCGATAAGCTATCTTTCTAAAATACTCGAACAAGGAGCGGATATGCTGCAACCTTGTACCATCTACAACGAATCAAAATCACCATTGGATATTGCCATTACCAAACCACAATCTGTATTTGAAATCTTTTTTAATCAGTTACCAATAGATATCAACGATCAAGACGATAATGGCGATACCATTCTTCACAAACTATGTGGCGTCAACCTCAATTTTGAAGCGAATAAAGCCAAAGACCTTTACCGAAAAGTGAAATTAGTCTTAAAAAATGGAGCCGATAAAGCCATCAGAAACAACCAAGATCAATTGCCGCTAGACCTCGCGACAGACGATAACTTGAAGGAGAAAATTGTTATATTATTGATGAATTAGGATTGAGGATTGCGGATTGGTGAATGCGGATTGAGGAATAAATTATAAATTAATAAGATGAAAGAAGCACTTAAAAGGAGAACAAAATCATTTGCAATTCAAATTGTGAGAATGACTGATGGTCTACCTAATAAGCAAATTGGGTGGACAATTACCAATCAGATTGTGCGTTCAGGAACATCGGTAGCTGCAAATTATCGCGCAGTTTGTAGAGCTAAAAGCGATAAGGATTTTATTTCGAAAATGGAAACCGTTATTGAGGAAGCTGACGAAACTATATTTTGGTTAGAGTTGATTCTTGATTTGGCATTAATTCCTGCAGAAGAAATTGAACAGTTAATGAAAGAGGGAAATGAATTAATTTCAATTTTCGTTTCCTCTGTTAAAACGGTAAAAAAACGACTTAACAATTAAGAATTGCGGATTGATTATTGCGGAATGCGGAATGATGAATTCAGATTTCGTATTAAAATCAAAAAGTGAGCAATCAAAAATCATCAATCAGATGAATCATAAATCCGCAATCATAAATCATAAATCATAAAAAGTGAGCAATCAAAAATCATAAATTCAAAAAGAGCAACAAATCATAATTCAGCAATCAAAAATCATCAATCAGATGAATCATAAATCCGCAATCATAAATCATAAATCATAAAAAGTGAGCATATCATTTATTAAAGCCTGTGAAAATGGCAAACGAAAAATAGCAGAACTTCTTCTAGAGCAGGAAGTCACCGACGTAAACTACACCGACGAAAAGGGGCGAACAGCCTTGCACTACGCAGCGCATCGTGGGTATGTAGAAATTTGTGAACATCTTATCAGTAAAGGTGCAGATGTTGATTATGAAGACCAAAATGGAGAAACGCCCTTGTTTTTCGCTACACTTCAAAATCAATTGCGGATTATTGAATTACTGATTAAACACGGAGCAAATACTGAAATTACAGACTACCAAGGGAACACGCTTTTACATATCGCTGCGAGAAATGGACAAAAACCGATTTGTGACTACTTGTTGCAGCAAGATTTCGCTATAGAACGTGTAAATAATGAGGGGCAAACACCGCTGATGCTGTCTGTAATTTATAATAAAAAACCTGTGGTGGAATTACTGATTGCACACGATGCCGACCTTTCTGTCAACACGAAAAAAGGAAACAATTTACTGCATTTAGCGATGCAAAAAGCCAACCTGCCAATCATTAAATTATTGCTTGAAAATGGATTAGCTGTAGATGAAAGCGATGAAGCTGGAAACACGCCATTATTTAAGGCTTGTGCCGCGAATAATATTATGCTGATTAAGCTATTTCTTGAATATGGAGCAGATGTGTTTCAAACCAATCAGGAAGGGATTTCGCCTATTTTTTATGCCTGCGCTTATAACCAGAAGCAGTTGGTGAAGCTATTTATTGAAAAAGGAGTGGATGTCAATTTCCAGACACCATCGCAAGGCGCTGTAACACTAGGCAGCTACCTAGATTTTGTAGAAACAGCACAAAATTTATCTTCAGATAGTTTGTACAATTTAAGTAGCAGTTACACCGCAGGAGGTGAGAGTTTGCTGCATTTAGCAACAAAAAATGGGCATTTGTATATGGTTGATTTACTCCTAAACAATGGCGCCGATGTTAATATTCAAGACGAATCGGAAAACACAGCCTTACACTATGCCGCAGCTAGAGGAAAGAAGGATATTGTAGCCCTATTAATTGCGAATGGTGCAGATGTAAACCTCACCAATGCAAGAGAACAAAAAGCCTTGGATTATGCAAGTCACAGAGGTTTTAACGAAATTGCAGCACTGCTTTTAGGCGAAGATTCGAATAACGATGCCATGCCAAAACAGAATCCGTTGGCAAATAATAAAGTTACAGATCACACAGCTGAAGCAAAAGACGTCCGTACTAAATTAAAAGAACTCAAAGCCTTATTTGACGATGGCTTAATCGATGAAGAGGAATATAAAAGTGCGAAAAGAAAGTTACTTTAGTCGTAAGTGTTAAACTTTAAATTGAAATTAATCAGATAAAAACCAGAAATGAAGACAATCTTTTTCCTTTTTAGCAC containing:
- a CDS encoding four helix bundle protein, which translates into the protein MKEALKRRTKSFAIQIVRMTDGLPNKQIGWTITNQIVRSGTSVAANYRAVCRAKSDKDFISKMETVIEEADETIFWLELILDLALIPAEEIEQLMKEGNELISIFVSSVKTVKKRLNN
- a CDS encoding ankyrin repeat domain-containing protein, giving the protein MSISFIKACENGKRKIAELLLEQEVTDVNYTDEKGRTALHYAAHRGYVEICEHLISKGADVDYEDQNGETPLFFATLQNQLRIIELLIKHGANTEITDYQGNTLLHIAARNGQKPICDYLLQQDFAIERVNNEGQTPLMLSVIYNKKPVVELLIAHDADLSVNTKKGNNLLHLAMQKANLPIIKLLLENGLAVDESDEAGNTPLFKACAANNIMLIKLFLEYGADVFQTNQEGISPIFYACAYNQKQLVKLFIEKGVDVNFQTPSQGAVTLGSYLDFVETAQNLSSDSLYNLSSSYTAGGESLLHLATKNGHLYMVDLLLNNGADVNIQDESENTALHYAAARGKKDIVALLIANGADVNLTNAREQKALDYASHRGFNEIAALLLGEDSNNDAMPKQNPLANNKVTDHTAEAKDVRTKLKELKALFDDGLIDEEEYKSAKRKLL
- a CDS encoding ankyrin repeat domain-containing protein, with the protein product MVDQDLRTTVTSKQFDQAIAMLKEHPECFSEMNKWNQNFIIAECMRQKAYTVINTLIEEELVITDVFELDTFSGSFIETVMSNLPFYAQPLTIYNSAQLSQETPDAEALAFLEKFVAQIENIDEWMGRETLLLWALTKQLPLPAIEILINAGCDINQYDNVENSLLHLNLPAKYAEFLLNSGLEVDMKNKGNVTPLQKAIDNGNVEVVRLLLDNGANPQHKDKDGNSLFYVALYDKLNFEIYDVLCEFDTPNFEEKNQFGRTLLFDFVNRMDAYSSKQAISYLSKILEQGADMLQPCTIYNESKSPLDIAITKPQSVFEIFFNQLPIDINDQDDNGDTILHKLCGVNLNFEANKAKDLYRKVKLVLKNGADKAIRNNQDQLPLDLATDDNLKEKIVILLMN